The following coding sequences lie in one Arachis ipaensis cultivar K30076 chromosome B03, Araip1.1, whole genome shotgun sequence genomic window:
- the LOC107633263 gene encoding extensin-like, producing the protein MAGSAGGQSTSQHPPAADDEKEAARLEEMFWEETLKAVEAAEATATQPPACKSTDVFCNPILQVLFHYVTHMCLSEQETTPVRQLIPNPVMSPSLRPPTTKRPPKKKKNLRRPPPTSQQPRPPPPIVNPKPTTTSPSPPTSDVPSTVTPQTMQAASQGTTSRFMDFMPTPTVRVSSSRRWPQPAFRPPAKKESITAHLKEGLSGSSNSTPNP; encoded by the coding sequence ATGGCTGGGAGTGCTGGGGGACAAAGTACAAGTCAACACCCACCTGCTGCGGATGATGAAAAGGAGGCGGCAAGACTAGAGGAGATGTTCTGGGAGGAAACTCTTAAAGCTGTTGAAGCAGCTGAAGCAACAGCAACTCAGCCCCCCGCTTGTAAGTCTACTGATGTATTTTGCAATCCCATTTTACAAGTTTTATTTCATTATGTCACTCATATGTGTCTATCTGAACAGGAGACCACCCCAGTTCGTCAACTCATTCCTAATCCAGTCATGTCTCCTTCACTTAGGCCACCCACTACAAAAAGGCcaccaaagaagaaaaagaatctgAGGAGACCACCACCAACTAGTCAGCAACCACGACCTCCTCCGCCTATTGTCAACCCTAAACCAACTACTACTAGTCCATCACCCCCAACTTCTGATGTGCCATCCACTGTGACACCACAAACTATGCAAGCTGCCTCCCAGGGCACTACTTCAAGGTTCATGGACTTCATGCCAACACCCACAGTTAGAGTATCAAGTTCAAGGAGGTGGCCGCAGCCAGCTTTCCGTCCACCAGCCAAAAAGGAGTCAATAACTGCACACTTAAAAGAAGGGTTAAGCGGAAGCAGCAACTCCACTCCAAATCCATGA
- the LOC107633262 gene encoding pectinesterase/pectinesterase inhibitor PPE8B-like has protein sequence MARTPLLFTSLSLLFTQFLFTPFDAVLGSKGSLECLKVSHAEFTNSAKEVVGVLKSVTSILNSEFVRNGGGFVDDHRLSSAVSACLELMDLSSDELSWVVSVSESPKGKHNGTGNLSSDLRTWLSAVLANTDTCMEGLEEGTTSSVNNIKNAVTASINKVNTMVQDLLTQVHPVSYNRVSKSKLEFPSWTESEDLEGKKLLMAVDAVVALDGSGNYTRVKDAVESAPEYSMKRYVIHIKKGVYSEKVEIHSKKWNLVMIGDGMENTVITGNSSRYFHNITTYRTATFAVAGRGFIAQNISFHNTAGPRGSQAVALRSQSDLSVFYRCEISGYQDSLYALFQNCTILAKKGLPEQTNTITAQAAKDSTSPSGFSIQFSNISAHSELLPFLNCTRTYLGRPWKAYSRTVFMQSYMSEMVSPQGWKEWNDTLYLDTLYYGEFMNYGPGSGLSERVKWPGYHVINDYDEASNFTVAQFILGDLWLPSTGVNYASRFTK, from the exons ATGGCTAGAACCCCGTTATTATTCACTTCATTGTCATTGCTTTTCACTCAGTTCCTATTCACCCCATTTGATGCTGTTCTTGGTTCAAAAGGATCACTAGAATGCCTTAAAGTTTCTCATGCCGAGTTCACTAACTCAGCTAAAGAAGTTGTTGGTGTCTTGAAAAGTGTTACATCCATTCTAAATTCTGAGTTTGTTAGAAATGGCGGAGGCTTTGTCGATGATCATCGCCTTTCGAGCGCTGTTTCAGCGTGCCTTGAGTTGATGGACTTGTCCTCCGATGAGCTCAGCTGGGTTGTGTCCGTTTCTGAAAGTCCCAAAG GCAAGCATAACGGCACTGGTAATTTGAGCTCTGATTTGAGGACATGGCTAAGTGCTGTTCTTGCCAACACAGACACATGCATGGAAGGATTAGAAGAAGGCACCACAAGCAGTGTCAATAATATAAAGAATGCAGTAACCGCTTCCATCAACAAAGTGAACACAATGGTCCAGGATCTCCTAACACAGGTGCACCCTGTTTCGTATAACAGGGTGAGCAAGAGCAAACTTGAGTTTCCTTCTTGGACCGAATCAGAGGATCTTGAGGGTAAAAAGTTGCTAATGGCGGTGGATGCCGTGGTGGCTTTGGATGGGAGTGGGAACTACACACGTGTGAAGGATGCTGTGGAATCAGCGCCCGAGTATAGCATGAAACGTTATGTGATACACATTAAGAAAGGTGTGTATAGTGAGAAAGTTGAGATCCATAGCAAGAAGTGGAACCTTGTGATGATTGGAGATGGAATGGAGAATACTGTTATCACTGGTAACTCGAGTCGTTATTTCCATAATATCACCACATACCGGACTGCAACCTTTG CTGTGGCAGGCAGAGGGTTTATAGCACAAAACATTTCCTTCCATAACACTGCAGGGCCAAGAGGGAGCCAAGCAGTAGCTCTAAGATCACAATCCGATCTCTCAGTCTTCTACCGCTGCGAAATCTCCGGCTACCAAGACAGCCTCTACGCCC TCTTCCAGAACTGCACCATACTTGCCAAGAAAGGCTTACCGGAACAAACCAACACCATAACCGCTCAAGCCGCAAAGGACTCCACCTCACCCTCCGGCTTCTCCATCCAATTCAGCAACATCTCTGCACATTCTGAACTTCTACCTTTCTTGAACTGCACAAGAACGTACCTTGGGAGACCATGGAAGGCATATTCGAGAACGGTTTTCATGCAATCTTACATGAGCGAGATGGTGAGCCCGCAAGGGTGGAAAGAATGGAATGACACGTTGTATTTGGACACACTTTACTATGGTGAGTTCATGAATTATGGGCCTGGATCTGGGCTTTCTGAGAGAGTGAAGTGGCCTGGGTATCATGTTATCAATGACTATGATGAAGCTAGTAACTTCACGGTGGCCCAATTTATTCTGGGGGATCTATGGTTGCCATCAACGGGTGTGAATTATGCATCTCGTTTCACTAAATAG